Proteins encoded in a region of the Teredinibacter purpureus genome:
- a CDS encoding MFS transporter → MHTNNQFFVKGKFLLAFGFLAVFMGNFGQSFFLGTYGASIQQSLELSASRYGLVYSVATLLAGTSLMLVGGYIDRWPLMRFTSFVAFGLMFGCLLFVISDNIWWLGCAFFMVRLCGQGLLPHTGVTTMARCFSGHRGKAISVAASGVPVGEILLPLAATLLISYWGWQNSWIVIVIFIAIVFLPLSYFLLSSAKRRGYEFSPVVRDASEQAEDQGRGAVLSDGRFWRVLPAVIAAPFVVTGIFIHQSFFLFEKQWSMDVFAASFVVYGVVHWLASLVAGLLVDRYSAARLLPFYNLPLLLAMLAVAFLEGPVVAGVMLALLGMSIGCSGPITGALWAEVYGTGRLGSIRSMTSSFGVWSTSLSPLLFGVLIDNHMSAVTLAVILAVAVSGACVLAAFSYPVKKV, encoded by the coding sequence GTGCACACCAATAATCAATTTTTTGTGAAGGGTAAGTTTTTGCTGGCTTTTGGTTTTCTTGCCGTGTTTATGGGCAATTTTGGGCAATCATTTTTTCTCGGCACTTACGGCGCTAGCATTCAACAGTCGCTAGAGCTTTCGGCCTCGCGTTATGGATTGGTGTATTCCGTCGCTACATTGCTTGCAGGAACGAGTTTAATGTTGGTAGGAGGGTATATTGATCGATGGCCGCTCATGCGCTTTACCAGTTTTGTGGCCTTTGGTTTGATGTTTGGTTGTTTGCTGTTTGTGATTAGCGACAATATTTGGTGGTTGGGGTGTGCATTTTTTATGGTGAGGTTGTGTGGCCAAGGTTTGTTACCGCATACCGGTGTTACCACCATGGCGCGTTGTTTTTCGGGTCATAGAGGTAAGGCAATTAGTGTAGCGGCTTCTGGCGTGCCTGTTGGTGAAATATTACTACCGCTTGCCGCTACGTTGCTTATCTCGTATTGGGGTTGGCAAAATAGTTGGATTGTTATTGTAATTTTTATTGCTATCGTATTTTTGCCGTTGAGCTACTTTTTACTGTCTAGCGCAAAGCGCAGAGGGTATGAGTTTTCGCCTGTTGTACGCGATGCAAGTGAGCAAGCAGAGGATCAAGGCCGAGGCGCAGTATTATCCGATGGACGTTTCTGGCGAGTGTTGCCTGCTGTGATTGCCGCACCGTTTGTGGTGACGGGTATTTTCATACATCAATCGTTCTTTTTGTTTGAAAAGCAATGGTCAATGGACGTATTTGCGGCAAGCTTTGTTGTTTATGGTGTTGTGCATTGGCTTGCATCTCTGGTTGCAGGCTTATTGGTCGATCGCTACAGCGCTGCTCGATTGCTGCCTTTTTATAATCTGCCCTTATTATTGGCGATGCTTGCCGTTGCCTTTTTAGAGGGGCCGGTTGTCGCAGGCGTTATGTTGGCGTTACTGGGTATGTCGATTGGTTGTAGCGGTCCCATTACTGGAGCGTTATGGGCGGAAGTATACGGAACTGGGAGGTTAGGTAGTATTCGTTCAATGACATCGTCATTTGGTGTTTGGTCTACCTCATTATCGCCATTGTTGTTTGGTGTGCTTATCGACAATCATATGAGCGCGGTGACTTTAGCTGTGATTTTAGCGGTCGCGGTGAGTGGGGCGTGCGTGTTAGCTGCGTTCTCCTATCCTGTCAAAAAAGTCTAA